One stretch of Corvus hawaiiensis isolate bCorHaw1 chromosome 1, bCorHaw1.pri.cur, whole genome shotgun sequence DNA includes these proteins:
- the CDK5 gene encoding cyclin-dependent-like kinase 5 isoform X1 — protein sequence MQKYEKLEKIGEGTYGTVFKAKNRETHEIVALKRVRLDDDDEGVPSSALREICLLKELKHKNIVRLHDVLHSDKKLTLVFEFCDQDLKKYFDSCNGDLDPEIVKSFMYQLLKGLAFCHSRNVLHRDLKPQNLLINRNGELKLADFGLARAFGIPVRCYSAEVVTLWYRPPDVLFGAKLYSTSIDMWSAGCIFAELANAGRPLFPGNDVDDQLKRIFRLLGTPTEEQWPAMAKLPDYKPYPMYPATTSLVNVVPKLNATGRDLLQPPVPPRTCSSAIQCSGSQRRRPCSTPTSPTSAPPRVPQPPDPHEGGSPQPPAARCQPVPAP from the exons ATGCAGAAATACGAGAAGCTGGAGAAGATCGGCGAAG GCACCTACGGGACCGTGTTCAAGGCTAAGAACCGGGAGACGCACGAGATCGTGGCGCTGAAGCGGGTGCGGCTGGACGACGATGATGAG GGGGTGCCCAGCTCGGCGCTGCGGGAGATCTGCCTGCTCAAAGAGCTCAAGCACAAGAACATTGTCAG GCTCCACGACGTTCTGCACAGCGACAAGAAGCTGACCCTGGTCTTTGAGTTTTGCGACCAG GACCTGAAGAAATACTTCGACAGCTGCAACGGGGATCTGGACCCCGAGATTGTCAAG TCGTTCATGTACCAGCTGCTGAAGGGCCTCGCGTTCTGCCACAGCCGCAATGTCCTGCACCGGGACCTGAAACCCCAGAACCTGCTCATCAACAGG AATGGGGAGCTCAAGCTGGCAGACTTCGGGCTGGCCCGGGCCTTCGGCATCCCTGTGCGCTGCTACTCGGCCGAG gtGGTCACTCTGTGGTACCGGCCCCCCGATGTTCTCTTCGGTGCCAAGCTCTACTCCACCTCCATTGACATGTGGTCAGCTGGGTGCATCTTTGCGG AACTGGCCAATGCGGGGCGGCCCCTCTTCCCAGGCAATGACGTGGACGACCAGCTGAAGAGGATCTTCCG GCTGCTGGGGACCCCCACGGAGGAGCAGTGGCCGGCCATGGCCAAGCTGCCGGACTACAAG ccctACCCCATGTACCCAGCTACCACCTCCCTGGTCAACGTGGTGCCCAAGCTGAACGCGACTGGCCGGGACCTGCTGCAG ccccccgtgccccccagaACCTGCTCAAGTGCAATCCAGTGCAGCGGATCTCAGCGGAGGAGGCCCTGCAGCACCCCTACTTCACCGACTTCTGCCCCCCCTAGGGTCCCCCAACCCCCAGACCCCCATGAGGggggcagcccccagccccccgcAGCCAGGTGCCAGCCCGTGCCAGCCCCCTGA
- the CDK5 gene encoding cyclin-dependent-like kinase 5 isoform X2, with protein sequence MQKYEKLEKIGEGTYGTVFKAKNRETHEIVALKRVRLDDDDEGVPSSALREICLLKELKHKNIVRLHDVLHSDKKLTLVFEFCDQDLKKYFDSCNGDLDPEIVKSFMYQLLKGLAFCHSRNVLHRDLKPQNLLINRNGELKLADFGLARAFGIPVRCYSAEVVTLWYRPPDVLFGAKLYSTSIDMWSAGCIFAELANAGRPLFPGNDVDDQLKRIFRLLGTPTEEQWPAMAKLPDYKPYPMYPATTSLVNVVPKLNATGRDLLQNLLKCNPVQRISAEEALQHPYFTDFCPP encoded by the exons ATGCAGAAATACGAGAAGCTGGAGAAGATCGGCGAAG GCACCTACGGGACCGTGTTCAAGGCTAAGAACCGGGAGACGCACGAGATCGTGGCGCTGAAGCGGGTGCGGCTGGACGACGATGATGAG GGGGTGCCCAGCTCGGCGCTGCGGGAGATCTGCCTGCTCAAAGAGCTCAAGCACAAGAACATTGTCAG GCTCCACGACGTTCTGCACAGCGACAAGAAGCTGACCCTGGTCTTTGAGTTTTGCGACCAG GACCTGAAGAAATACTTCGACAGCTGCAACGGGGATCTGGACCCCGAGATTGTCAAG TCGTTCATGTACCAGCTGCTGAAGGGCCTCGCGTTCTGCCACAGCCGCAATGTCCTGCACCGGGACCTGAAACCCCAGAACCTGCTCATCAACAGG AATGGGGAGCTCAAGCTGGCAGACTTCGGGCTGGCCCGGGCCTTCGGCATCCCTGTGCGCTGCTACTCGGCCGAG gtGGTCACTCTGTGGTACCGGCCCCCCGATGTTCTCTTCGGTGCCAAGCTCTACTCCACCTCCATTGACATGTGGTCAGCTGGGTGCATCTTTGCGG AACTGGCCAATGCGGGGCGGCCCCTCTTCCCAGGCAATGACGTGGACGACCAGCTGAAGAGGATCTTCCG GCTGCTGGGGACCCCCACGGAGGAGCAGTGGCCGGCCATGGCCAAGCTGCCGGACTACAAG ccctACCCCATGTACCCAGCTACCACCTCCCTGGTCAACGTGGTGCCCAAGCTGAACGCGACTGGCCGGGACCTGCTGCAG aACCTGCTCAAGTGCAATCCAGTGCAGCGGATCTCAGCGGAGGAGGCCCTGCAGCACCCCTACTTCACCGACTTCTGCCCCCCCTAG
- the ASIC3 gene encoding acid-sensing ion channel 3 isoform X3 — protein sequence MRRGSEGSGEGEGLSSLRAFAHSSSLHGISHVFAYGAVSLRRVLWGGFFLGSLGLLLLVCAERVAYFLTYPHVTKLDEVAARNLTFPAITICNLNEFRFSKITRNDMYHVGELLALLNERYEISNPQLAEPHVLAALRDKANFKNFKAKPFSMAEFYNRTGHDLAEMLLQCSFRGTGCTARNFTVIFTRLGKCYTFNPGGPGREVLTTLQGGSGNGLELMLNVQQEEYLPVWGDTDETSFEAGVKVQIHSQDEPPFIDQLGFGVAPGFQTFVSCQQQRPDCVPPGLRDALPGRELQLPHGAHAGQCQRLHPGAVQGVRRPRAGLPGDEGQRVLCMPHALRHGALRQRALHGEDPQQGLGQVPGQEVQQDGAVHCGQCAGPGHLLRGTELRDDRAEEGVRGDIGGQMGLFIGASLLTILEIFDYLYEVFRDKLLSLYKEKKRSPRSDGGTLSAWPPLPGPTPCLGVAPNLLPRHPALGSSPGPPAEPSPLPRRPGGWGDTPGPRGGLQAPPAP from the exons ATGAGGAGGGGCTCGGAGGGCAGCGGGGAGGGCGAGGGGCTCTCCAGCCTGCGGGCTTTCGCCCACAGCTCCTCACTGCACGGCATCAGCCACGTCTTCGCCTACGGGGCCGTGTCCCTGCGCCGCGTGCTCTGGGGCGGCTTCTTCCTGGGCtcgctggggctgctgctgctcgtgTGCGCCGAGCGCGTCGCCTACTTCCTCACCTACCCCCACGTCACCAAGCTGGACGAGGTGGCTGCCCGCAACCTCACCTTCCCGGCCATCACCATCTGCAACCTCAACGAGTTCCGCTTCTCCAAAATCACCCGCAACGACATGTACCACGTGGGCGAGCTGCTGGCGCTGCTCAACGAGCGCTACGAGATCAGCAACCCGCAGCTGGCTGAGCCCCACGTCCTGGCCGCGCTGCGCGACAAGGCCAACTTCAAGAACTTCAAGGCGAAGCCCTTCAGCATGGCCGAGTTCTACAACCGCACGGGCCACGACCtggctgaaatgctgctgcagtgctcctTCCGTGGCACCGGCTGCACTGCCCGCAACTTCACCGTG atCTTCACACGCCTGGGGAAGTGCTACACATTCAAcccgggggggccggggcgcgAGGTGCTGACCACGCTGCAGGGCGGCTCCGGCAACGGCCTCGAGCTCATGCTCAATGTGCAGCAGGAGGAGTATCTGCCCGTCTGGGGGGACACAG atgaGACCTCGTTTGAGGCGGGGGTGAAGGTGCAGATCCACAGCCAGGATGAGCCACCCTTCATTGACCAGCTGGGCTTTGGCGTTGCCCCTGGCTTCCAGACCTTtgtctcctgccagcagcagcgg CCTGACTGCGTGCCGCCTGGACTGCGAGACGCGCTACCTGGCCGAGAACTGCAACTGCCGCATGGTGCACATGCCGG GCAATGCCAACGTCTGCACCCCGGAGCAGTACAAGGAGTGCGCCGACCCCGCGCTGG ACTTCCTGGTGACGAAGGACAGCGAGTACTGTGCATGCCGCACGCCCTGCGCCATGGTGCGCTACGGCAAAGAGCTCTCCATGGTGAAGATCCCCAGCAAGGCCTCGGCCAAGTACCTGGCCAAGAAGTTCAACAAGACGGAGCAGTACATTGC GGACAATGTGCTGGTCCTGGACATCTTCTTCGAGGCACTGAACTACGAGATGATCGAGCAGAAGAAGGCGTACGAG GTGACATTGGGGGGCAGATGGGGCTCTTCATCGGTGCCAGCCTCCTCACCATCCTGGAGATCTTTGATTACCTGTATGAG GTGTTCCGGGACAAACTCCTCAGCCTGTACAAGGAGAAGAAGCGGAGCCCCCGGAGCGATGGCGGCACCCTG AGCGCCTGGCcccccctgcccggccccaCGCCCTGTCTCGGCGTCGCCCCGAACCTGCTACCTCGTCACCCGGCTCTAGGGTCCTCCCCGGGCCCCCCCGCGGAGCCCAGCCCGCTCCCCCGCCggccggggggctggggggacacccCCGGGCCGCGGGGCGGCCTCCaggccccccccgccccctga
- the ASIC3 gene encoding acid-sensing ion channel 3 isoform X1: protein MRRGSEGSGEGEGLSSLRAFAHSSSLHGISHVFAYGAVSLRRVLWGGFFLGSLGLLLLVCAERVAYFLTYPHVTKLDEVAARNLTFPAITICNLNEFRFSKITRNDMYHVGELLALLNERYEISNPQLAEPHVLAALRDKANFKNFKAKPFSMAEFYNRTGHDLAEMLLQCSFRGTGCTARNFTVIFTRLGKCYTFNPGGPGREVLTTLQGGSGNGLELMLNVQQEEYLPVWGDTDETSFEAGVKVQIHSQDEPPFIDQLGFGVAPGFQTFVSCQQQRLVYLPPPWGDCKATPIESDFFTNYSLTACRLDCETRYLAENCNCRMVHMPGNANVCTPEQYKECADPALDFLVTKDSEYCACRTPCAMVRYGKELSMVKIPSKASAKYLAKKFNKTEQYIADNVLVLDIFFEALNYEMIEQKKAYEVAGLLGDIGGQMGLFIGASLLTILEIFDYLYEVFRDKLLSLYKEKKRSPRSDGGTLSAWPPLPGPTPCLGVAPNLLPRHPALGSSPGPPAEPSPLPRRPGGWGDTPGPRGGLQAPPAP from the exons ATGAGGAGGGGCTCGGAGGGCAGCGGGGAGGGCGAGGGGCTCTCCAGCCTGCGGGCTTTCGCCCACAGCTCCTCACTGCACGGCATCAGCCACGTCTTCGCCTACGGGGCCGTGTCCCTGCGCCGCGTGCTCTGGGGCGGCTTCTTCCTGGGCtcgctggggctgctgctgctcgtgTGCGCCGAGCGCGTCGCCTACTTCCTCACCTACCCCCACGTCACCAAGCTGGACGAGGTGGCTGCCCGCAACCTCACCTTCCCGGCCATCACCATCTGCAACCTCAACGAGTTCCGCTTCTCCAAAATCACCCGCAACGACATGTACCACGTGGGCGAGCTGCTGGCGCTGCTCAACGAGCGCTACGAGATCAGCAACCCGCAGCTGGCTGAGCCCCACGTCCTGGCCGCGCTGCGCGACAAGGCCAACTTCAAGAACTTCAAGGCGAAGCCCTTCAGCATGGCCGAGTTCTACAACCGCACGGGCCACGACCtggctgaaatgctgctgcagtgctcctTCCGTGGCACCGGCTGCACTGCCCGCAACTTCACCGTG atCTTCACACGCCTGGGGAAGTGCTACACATTCAAcccgggggggccggggcgcgAGGTGCTGACCACGCTGCAGGGCGGCTCCGGCAACGGCCTCGAGCTCATGCTCAATGTGCAGCAGGAGGAGTATCTGCCCGTCTGGGGGGACACAG atgaGACCTCGTTTGAGGCGGGGGTGAAGGTGCAGATCCACAGCCAGGATGAGCCACCCTTCATTGACCAGCTGGGCTTTGGCGTTGCCCCTGGCTTCCAGACCTTtgtctcctgccagcagcagcgg CTGGTGTACCTGCCCCCACCGTGGGGGGACTGCAAGGCCACCCCCATCGAGTCCGACTTCTTCACCAACTACAGCCTGACTGCGTGCCGCCTGGACTGCGAGACGCGCTACCTGGCCGAGAACTGCAACTGCCGCATGGTGCACATGCCGG GCAATGCCAACGTCTGCACCCCGGAGCAGTACAAGGAGTGCGCCGACCCCGCGCTGG ACTTCCTGGTGACGAAGGACAGCGAGTACTGTGCATGCCGCACGCCCTGCGCCATGGTGCGCTACGGCAAAGAGCTCTCCATGGTGAAGATCCCCAGCAAGGCCTCGGCCAAGTACCTGGCCAAGAAGTTCAACAAGACGGAGCAGTACATTGC GGACAATGTGCTGGTCCTGGACATCTTCTTCGAGGCACTGAACTACGAGATGATCGAGCAGAAGAAGGCGTACGAGGTGGCCGGGCTGCTGG GTGACATTGGGGGGCAGATGGGGCTCTTCATCGGTGCCAGCCTCCTCACCATCCTGGAGATCTTTGATTACCTGTATGAG GTGTTCCGGGACAAACTCCTCAGCCTGTACAAGGAGAAGAAGCGGAGCCCCCGGAGCGATGGCGGCACCCTG AGCGCCTGGCcccccctgcccggccccaCGCCCTGTCTCGGCGTCGCCCCGAACCTGCTACCTCGTCACCCGGCTCTAGGGTCCTCCCCGGGCCCCCCCGCGGAGCCCAGCCCGCTCCCCCGCCggccggggggctggggggacacccCCGGGCCGCGGGGCGGCCTCCaggccccccccgccccctga
- the ASIC3 gene encoding acid-sensing ion channel 3 isoform X5, whose amino-acid sequence MRRGSEGSGEGEGLSSLRAFAHSSSLHGISHVFAYGAVSLRRVLWGGFFLGSLGLLLLVCAERVAYFLTYPHVTKLDEVAARNLTFPAITICNLNEFRFSKITRNDMYHVGELLALLNERYEISNPQLAEPHVLAALRDKANFKNFKAKPFSMAEFYNRTGHDLAEMLLQCSFRGTGCTARNFTVIFTRLGKCYTFNPGGPGREVLTTLQGGSGNGLELMLNVQQEEYLPVWGDTDETSFEAGVKVQIHSQDEPPFIDQLGFGVAPGFQTFVSCQQQRPDCVPPGLRDALPGRELQLPHGAHAGQCQRLHPGAVQGVRRPRAGDNVLVLDIFFEALNYEMIEQKKAYEVAGLLGDIGGQMGLFIGASLLTILEIFDYLYEVFRDKLLSLYKEKKRSPRSDGGTLSAWPPLPGPTPCLGVAPNLLPRHPALGSSPGPPAEPSPLPRRPGGWGDTPGPRGGLQAPPAP is encoded by the exons ATGAGGAGGGGCTCGGAGGGCAGCGGGGAGGGCGAGGGGCTCTCCAGCCTGCGGGCTTTCGCCCACAGCTCCTCACTGCACGGCATCAGCCACGTCTTCGCCTACGGGGCCGTGTCCCTGCGCCGCGTGCTCTGGGGCGGCTTCTTCCTGGGCtcgctggggctgctgctgctcgtgTGCGCCGAGCGCGTCGCCTACTTCCTCACCTACCCCCACGTCACCAAGCTGGACGAGGTGGCTGCCCGCAACCTCACCTTCCCGGCCATCACCATCTGCAACCTCAACGAGTTCCGCTTCTCCAAAATCACCCGCAACGACATGTACCACGTGGGCGAGCTGCTGGCGCTGCTCAACGAGCGCTACGAGATCAGCAACCCGCAGCTGGCTGAGCCCCACGTCCTGGCCGCGCTGCGCGACAAGGCCAACTTCAAGAACTTCAAGGCGAAGCCCTTCAGCATGGCCGAGTTCTACAACCGCACGGGCCACGACCtggctgaaatgctgctgcagtgctcctTCCGTGGCACCGGCTGCACTGCCCGCAACTTCACCGTG atCTTCACACGCCTGGGGAAGTGCTACACATTCAAcccgggggggccggggcgcgAGGTGCTGACCACGCTGCAGGGCGGCTCCGGCAACGGCCTCGAGCTCATGCTCAATGTGCAGCAGGAGGAGTATCTGCCCGTCTGGGGGGACACAG atgaGACCTCGTTTGAGGCGGGGGTGAAGGTGCAGATCCACAGCCAGGATGAGCCACCCTTCATTGACCAGCTGGGCTTTGGCGTTGCCCCTGGCTTCCAGACCTTtgtctcctgccagcagcagcgg CCTGACTGCGTGCCGCCTGGACTGCGAGACGCGCTACCTGGCCGAGAACTGCAACTGCCGCATGGTGCACATGCCGG GCAATGCCAACGTCTGCACCCCGGAGCAGTACAAGGAGTGCGCCGACCCCGCGCTGG GGACAATGTGCTGGTCCTGGACATCTTCTTCGAGGCACTGAACTACGAGATGATCGAGCAGAAGAAGGCGTACGAGGTGGCCGGGCTGCTGG GTGACATTGGGGGGCAGATGGGGCTCTTCATCGGTGCCAGCCTCCTCACCATCCTGGAGATCTTTGATTACCTGTATGAG GTGTTCCGGGACAAACTCCTCAGCCTGTACAAGGAGAAGAAGCGGAGCCCCCGGAGCGATGGCGGCACCCTG AGCGCCTGGCcccccctgcccggccccaCGCCCTGTCTCGGCGTCGCCCCGAACCTGCTACCTCGTCACCCGGCTCTAGGGTCCTCCCCGGGCCCCCCCGCGGAGCCCAGCCCGCTCCCCCGCCggccggggggctggggggacacccCCGGGCCGCGGGGCGGCCTCCaggccccccccgccccctga
- the ASIC3 gene encoding acid-sensing ion channel 3 isoform X2, with protein sequence MRRGSEGSGEGEGLSSLRAFAHSSSLHGISHVFAYGAVSLRRVLWGGFFLGSLGLLLLVCAERVAYFLTYPHVTKLDEVAARNLTFPAITICNLNEFRFSKITRNDMYHVGELLALLNERYEISNPQLAEPHVLAALRDKANFKNFKAKPFSMAEFYNRTGHDLAEMLLQCSFRGTGCTARNFTVIFTRLGKCYTFNPGGPGREVLTTLQGGSGNGLELMLNVQQEEYLPVWGDTDETSFEAGVKVQIHSQDEPPFIDQLGFGVAPGFQTFVSCQQQRLVYLPPPWGDCKATPIESDFFTNYSLTACRLDCETRYLAENCNCRMVHMPGNANVCTPEQYKECADPALDFLVTKDSEYCACRTPCAMVRYGKELSMVKIPSKASAKYLAKKFNKTEQYIADNVLVLDIFFEALNYEMIEQKKAYEVAGLLGDIGGQMGLFIGASLLTILEIFDYLYEVFRDKLLSLYKEKKRSPRSDGGTLEHPAVPGSPTAPRPPRAPGPPCPAPRPVSASPRTCYLVTRL encoded by the exons ATGAGGAGGGGCTCGGAGGGCAGCGGGGAGGGCGAGGGGCTCTCCAGCCTGCGGGCTTTCGCCCACAGCTCCTCACTGCACGGCATCAGCCACGTCTTCGCCTACGGGGCCGTGTCCCTGCGCCGCGTGCTCTGGGGCGGCTTCTTCCTGGGCtcgctggggctgctgctgctcgtgTGCGCCGAGCGCGTCGCCTACTTCCTCACCTACCCCCACGTCACCAAGCTGGACGAGGTGGCTGCCCGCAACCTCACCTTCCCGGCCATCACCATCTGCAACCTCAACGAGTTCCGCTTCTCCAAAATCACCCGCAACGACATGTACCACGTGGGCGAGCTGCTGGCGCTGCTCAACGAGCGCTACGAGATCAGCAACCCGCAGCTGGCTGAGCCCCACGTCCTGGCCGCGCTGCGCGACAAGGCCAACTTCAAGAACTTCAAGGCGAAGCCCTTCAGCATGGCCGAGTTCTACAACCGCACGGGCCACGACCtggctgaaatgctgctgcagtgctcctTCCGTGGCACCGGCTGCACTGCCCGCAACTTCACCGTG atCTTCACACGCCTGGGGAAGTGCTACACATTCAAcccgggggggccggggcgcgAGGTGCTGACCACGCTGCAGGGCGGCTCCGGCAACGGCCTCGAGCTCATGCTCAATGTGCAGCAGGAGGAGTATCTGCCCGTCTGGGGGGACACAG atgaGACCTCGTTTGAGGCGGGGGTGAAGGTGCAGATCCACAGCCAGGATGAGCCACCCTTCATTGACCAGCTGGGCTTTGGCGTTGCCCCTGGCTTCCAGACCTTtgtctcctgccagcagcagcgg CTGGTGTACCTGCCCCCACCGTGGGGGGACTGCAAGGCCACCCCCATCGAGTCCGACTTCTTCACCAACTACAGCCTGACTGCGTGCCGCCTGGACTGCGAGACGCGCTACCTGGCCGAGAACTGCAACTGCCGCATGGTGCACATGCCGG GCAATGCCAACGTCTGCACCCCGGAGCAGTACAAGGAGTGCGCCGACCCCGCGCTGG ACTTCCTGGTGACGAAGGACAGCGAGTACTGTGCATGCCGCACGCCCTGCGCCATGGTGCGCTACGGCAAAGAGCTCTCCATGGTGAAGATCCCCAGCAAGGCCTCGGCCAAGTACCTGGCCAAGAAGTTCAACAAGACGGAGCAGTACATTGC GGACAATGTGCTGGTCCTGGACATCTTCTTCGAGGCACTGAACTACGAGATGATCGAGCAGAAGAAGGCGTACGAGGTGGCCGGGCTGCTGG GTGACATTGGGGGGCAGATGGGGCTCTTCATCGGTGCCAGCCTCCTCACCATCCTGGAGATCTTTGATTACCTGTATGAG GTGTTCCGGGACAAACTCCTCAGCCTGTACAAGGAGAAGAAGCGGAGCCCCCGGAGCGATGGCGGCACCCTG GAGCACCCGGCGGTCCCGGGCAGCCCCACGGCCCCGCGCCCACCCAG AGCGCCTGGCcccccctgcccggccccaCGCCCTGTCTCGGCGTCGCCCCGAACCTGCTACCTCGTCACCCGGCTCTAG
- the ASIC3 gene encoding acid-sensing ion channel 3 isoform X4, protein MRRGSEGSGEGEGLSSLRAFAHSSSLHGISHVFAYGAVSLRRVLWGGFFLGSLGLLLLVCAERVAYFLTYPHVTKLDEVAARNLTFPAITICNLNEFRFSKITRNDMYHVGELLALLNERYEISNPQLAEPHVLAALRDKANFKNFKAKPFSMAEFYNRTGHDLAEMLLQCSFRGTGCTARNFTVIFTRLGKCYTFNPGGPGREVLTTLQGGSGNGLELMLNVQQEEYLPVWGDTDETSFEAGVKVQIHSQDEPPFIDQLGFGVAPGFQTFVSCQQQRLVYLPPPWGDCKATPIESDFFTNYSLTACRLDCETRYLAENCNCRMVHMPGNANVCTPEQYKECADPALDFLVTKDSEYCACRTPCAMVRYGKELSMVKIPSKASAKYLAKKFNKTEQYIADNVLVLDIFFEALNYEMIEQKKAYEVTLGGRWGSSSVPASSPSWRSLITCMRCSGTNSSACTRRRSGAPGAMAAP, encoded by the exons ATGAGGAGGGGCTCGGAGGGCAGCGGGGAGGGCGAGGGGCTCTCCAGCCTGCGGGCTTTCGCCCACAGCTCCTCACTGCACGGCATCAGCCACGTCTTCGCCTACGGGGCCGTGTCCCTGCGCCGCGTGCTCTGGGGCGGCTTCTTCCTGGGCtcgctggggctgctgctgctcgtgTGCGCCGAGCGCGTCGCCTACTTCCTCACCTACCCCCACGTCACCAAGCTGGACGAGGTGGCTGCCCGCAACCTCACCTTCCCGGCCATCACCATCTGCAACCTCAACGAGTTCCGCTTCTCCAAAATCACCCGCAACGACATGTACCACGTGGGCGAGCTGCTGGCGCTGCTCAACGAGCGCTACGAGATCAGCAACCCGCAGCTGGCTGAGCCCCACGTCCTGGCCGCGCTGCGCGACAAGGCCAACTTCAAGAACTTCAAGGCGAAGCCCTTCAGCATGGCCGAGTTCTACAACCGCACGGGCCACGACCtggctgaaatgctgctgcagtgctcctTCCGTGGCACCGGCTGCACTGCCCGCAACTTCACCGTG atCTTCACACGCCTGGGGAAGTGCTACACATTCAAcccgggggggccggggcgcgAGGTGCTGACCACGCTGCAGGGCGGCTCCGGCAACGGCCTCGAGCTCATGCTCAATGTGCAGCAGGAGGAGTATCTGCCCGTCTGGGGGGACACAG atgaGACCTCGTTTGAGGCGGGGGTGAAGGTGCAGATCCACAGCCAGGATGAGCCACCCTTCATTGACCAGCTGGGCTTTGGCGTTGCCCCTGGCTTCCAGACCTTtgtctcctgccagcagcagcgg CTGGTGTACCTGCCCCCACCGTGGGGGGACTGCAAGGCCACCCCCATCGAGTCCGACTTCTTCACCAACTACAGCCTGACTGCGTGCCGCCTGGACTGCGAGACGCGCTACCTGGCCGAGAACTGCAACTGCCGCATGGTGCACATGCCGG GCAATGCCAACGTCTGCACCCCGGAGCAGTACAAGGAGTGCGCCGACCCCGCGCTGG ACTTCCTGGTGACGAAGGACAGCGAGTACTGTGCATGCCGCACGCCCTGCGCCATGGTGCGCTACGGCAAAGAGCTCTCCATGGTGAAGATCCCCAGCAAGGCCTCGGCCAAGTACCTGGCCAAGAAGTTCAACAAGACGGAGCAGTACATTGC GGACAATGTGCTGGTCCTGGACATCTTCTTCGAGGCACTGAACTACGAGATGATCGAGCAGAAGAAGGCGTACGAG GTGACATTGGGGGGCAGATGGGGCTCTTCATCGGTGCCAGCCTCCTCACCATCCTGGAGATCTTTGATTACCTGTATGAG GTGTTCCGGGACAAACTCCTCAGCCTGTACAAGGAGAAGAAGCGGAGCCCCCGGAGCGATGGCGGCACCCTG A